The sequence below is a genomic window from Salvelinus sp. IW2-2015 linkage group LG10, ASM291031v2, whole genome shotgun sequence.
ACACAACTTGTCGTAATTGTTGGAACATTAGGGACCATATTCCTGAAGACCtctcattgttgggaagggcctgtaagtaagcatttcactgttagtctgggGCGgcgtgtagcctagtggttagatcattgggccagtaaccgaaaggttgctagatcgaatccccaagctgaaaaggtaaacatctgtcgttctgcccctgaacaaggcagttaacccactgttcctagaccgtcattgtaaataagaatttgttcttaattgacttgcctagttaaataaaagtctacacctgttgattatgaaacaagtaacatttgatttgaagacctACGTCCTGAGCTGGCTTCAGGGCTCTGTTGTGTGAGATGAATGGCAGTGTAAAAGACAACAACTTATTTTCTGTACCTGGTTAACGTGAGAGAAGGAGGTTCACTTACGTGTTGCAGTAGCGGAAGACCCCTCTGATGTCCACCTCTCTGAGAGCAGCATTAAGCAGTGGGACAGTGGTCATCGCTGCACCCAACCCCACTAGAACCACCACTCCTCCAGGACGTGTAGCCTGGCAgcaagcatatatatatatacacacagtaccagtcaaaggtttggacacacctacccattcaaggtttttctttatttttactattttctacattgtagaatactagtgaagacatcaaaactatgaaataacacatatggaatcatgtagatagcaaaaaagtgttaaacaaatcaaaatatattttatatttcagattcttcaaagtagcaagcctttgccttgatgacagttttgcactcttggcattctctctaccagcttcatgagatagtcacctggaatgcatttcaattaacaggtgttctttattaaaagttaatttgtggaatttctttccttctcaatgcgtttctcacccctcccccatatgccatgtcttgaaatatgcagacagacggattaaaagtatgtttacattctaatacttctgacagccaacctTCTCCACCCATAACtttggactttatagcattcccagaaagcataaatcattattatttttacacttaagacatgactctgttgCTGTGCTGTAGGATTTGTGAATTGTCTCTTATATAATAAATTCTAtgcattagtttatactggattaagcgtacattttagTTAACTGTAGTTTCTTTAGTTAtgctccaacattccctccatcttgtgccaacatcaggTCTTTGTCTTGGTTGCATTAGTTAGGTTTTTTTTGTAAGAGAAAACTGCAACATTTCACGGTACAGCATTTCCATGGGCTCTAATATCACTCTTGTGGCTGTACTTACATAAATGGCAGTCTGGACACTGCTCTCCACACCGGTGCATTCAATGGTGATATGAGGCTGTGCTCCCAGCAGTCCTTCAACTCTCTTAGCCAGCTCCTCAGGCCCATCCTCTCTCTTCACAGTCAGAGGGAAATCTGCTCCCAGCTCCTTGGCCATGACCAGGCGATCTGCTGACAGGTCTGAAACAGGAAGGACAAAAATAGTACTGTGGCAGTCCCTACTATACTGGGCCAGCACACAGTATTACTCATGTACCCAGATGAAAACCTTTTCACTTCAAAGCCCTTTCAAAAGAAGGAAGTCCCTGGTAGACAATTTAGATTTGAGAGAAACAAAACGGATCCCATAAAGAGTGTATTATTACACCCTGTGCCTTACCAGTTATGACCACCTGTGAGGCACCCATAGCCTTGGCCACCAGCAGACAGACCAGCCCAATTGGTCCTGTGATAGGGAAAAGAGAAATGCTTAGTTTGAATGTGCACATGTTAATTGGAAGTTTGGACACTGCTCTCCATGCCGATGCACTCGATGGGGATATGAGGCTGTGCTAGTAACCTTACAGGATATTTTTCAACTTAGCTGGTCATTGTGAAACTGTGTGCATGAGGGCTAGAAGTGATGACATGAGGGGTTGGTATAGGAAATAGTACGTaagccttgtctgagccagaagGGCCCATTGGGCAGGAGCCTATCGCCTGATTCAGTAGCTTGAGGCACCTTGATGTAAAAGTACACTCCCTGGACAGGGCACTAGTCTATCGGCAGGTCTATATAAAAATACAGGGAAATACATCTATCATTAACTAAAAAGCAAGAGCTGATCTTTATTTACATGTGTTAATTGTTTATAAAGCACGCTCGCTTACCAGCAGAGTGGATTTGTTAAATATCAAGTCTGTTACTACAGGTGTTTAAGTTGACTGGGTTTCCCCACTGTTATTATGCTGTGTCAACATGATTCTCACTTTTGTAACTAAACCACATTCTTTAATTTCCGAACTTGCATGGGCATGTTAGTGGAGTGTAATAACCACCATACTTCTTATTGGCTGTATGTTCAGCAAAGTTACATtgatttttatttcatttcatcATGTCTTGTAGTAGTTGAATGACTGGACATAAAACCTGAATAGCTGCAACTGCAAAATTGTGTCACACTTCATGGGTACAAGCTGCagtaacagtaaataacagtaacAATTATCGACAGCTGAGCTTTACCTACCTGCCCCACAGATCAGTACACTGCTGCCCAGGGTCACTCCAGCTCTGCGGCAGGCATGAATAGCCACAGACAGGGGCTCAATCAGAGCCCCCTCCTCATATGTCACATTGTCAGGCAGCCTGTTCatacacagaaacagagagaacttAAGCAATGTAGGTTTGTCATGTTACCCCCAATGTTCTACAATGGCAGTATGTTGACAGTTATCTGTCCTTGTAGATAAAGTAGAAACAATGAACTCACTTGTAACAGAAGTTGGCACTGTGTTTGTAAAATCTGCACAAATTCCCATCATCAGGGGGTGTGGCACAGAAGAAGATGGTGGGGGAAAGATTGTAGTTTCCTGATTTGAAGAATTCATCTATCTCGCGAGGGACACCTGGCTCTACAGCGACTCTATCCCCTAATTATCCAACACATATGAATAATTGACAGACAATCCAAAGTTGCATTATCTTTTCAGTTTTTATAACTGGTGAACTTTAACCTGCAATAAAAGCAAAACAACATTGAATAAAATGAGTACTTCCTTCTCACATGCTTGCAGTTCTTACCTTCTTTGAGGTTCTTCACTGCTGAGCCCACCTTCACCACCCGACCAGAGGCCTCATGCCCCAGCACCATGGGCTTTTTTACCACATAGTCACCTATGCGTCCATTTTGCCAGAAGTGCACATCCGACCCACAGATCCCAACTGAATGCATCTGAAGCAACACCTCTGAATAAAGGAAAGACAAGCAATTGCGCCACAGGATACACAAACTGTACACAATTAAAAATCAAATGCAGAAATATACTGTACAAGCTGTCTGGATACTACATTGTTTCTTATACCATTTGGACCTGGTTCAGGGATGGGTCGTTGTTCCTGTAAGAAATCAATCGTCACAATTAGTCTGACCATTCGGATAATCAATCGCAATTATTTCTCCTTTAGCGTCCCGCAACCAGCCATTTAAATGACAATTTCTATTAAAACATTTGACTTTTAATGTTTGATTACATTTATGTTAAAAAGTAAGTCAAAATTGTTAATATTATTTTTGGTAATTTAAATGGCTAGCTCCGGGACGAAGCTATGCCATGAGCAGATGAGCTAACTAACGTTGGTTAGCAACTTTGTGATATTGACCGAAAGCTGCAGTTATCATTAAATCTCGATCTGCTTATATCATCATGACAAAGTTTAGAGACTACTTTATTACCAGTCTGAGGTCGCCCTGGGAATGCAACACCACGGATAGGTTTTCTTTTTCCATGTTGTATTTACTCAAAGACAACTACAGTGTGAATAAAATCAAAAACCTTGTAAAATGCTTGTTAGCTCTGTGCAGGGCTCAAAGTTCATGGTCCAGCTGCTTGGTGGGCAgtcgacaaaacaaaacatgTGATTGGAGTATCGTTAGAGAGAACATTCCATTATAGCAAAGAGAGGGTCAAATTGAGCTATTCTTAAAATTATACGAAAAGTGTATTGCTATTTGTATTAATCTAATGTT
It includes:
- the LOC111969318 gene encoding sorbitol dehydrogenase isoform X2; the protein is MHSVGICGSDVHFWQNGRIGDYVVKKPMVLGHEASGRVVKVGSAVKNLKEGDRVAVEPGVPREIDEFFKSGNYNLSPTIFFCATPPDDGNLCRFYKHSANFCYKLPDNVTYEEGALIEPLSVAIHACRRAGVTLGSSVLICGAGPIGLVCLLVAKAMGASQVVITDLSADRLVMAKELGADFPLTVKREDGPEELAKRVEGLLGAQPHITIECTGVESSVQTAIYATRPGGVVVLVGLGAAMTTVPLLNAALREVDIRGVFRYCNTWPIAIAMLASKKVNVAPLVTHRFPLEQAVQAFETTRQGQGVKIMLKCDKTDQNP
- the LOC111969318 gene encoding sorbitol dehydrogenase isoform X1, which encodes MEKENLSVVLHSQGDLRLEQRPIPEPGPNEVLLQMHSVGICGSDVHFWQNGRIGDYVVKKPMVLGHEASGRVVKVGSAVKNLKEGDRVAVEPGVPREIDEFFKSGNYNLSPTIFFCATPPDDGNLCRFYKHSANFCYKLPDNVTYEEGALIEPLSVAIHACRRAGVTLGSSVLICGAGPIGLVCLLVAKAMGASQVVITDLSADRLVMAKELGADFPLTVKREDGPEELAKRVEGLLGAQPHITIECTGVESSVQTAIYATRPGGVVVLVGLGAAMTTVPLLNAALREVDIRGVFRYCNTWPIAIAMLASKKVNVAPLVTHRFPLEQAVQAFETTRQGQGVKIMLKCDKTDQNP